A segment of the Deltaproteobacteria bacterium genome:
CGACGGAAAACGGGCAAAGGGGGGGTGCACCTTTTGTCAAGATGCCTCATACCTGGGCTTAAGTTACACGCCGGGGGTGTCGATAGAAGAACAGATGCGAAAAGCAAAGGTCTACGTCACCCACCGGCATCAAACAGAAAAATTTATTGCCTACTTTCAGAACAGGACAAATACCTAC
Coding sequences within it:
- a CDS encoding TIGR01212 family radical SAM protein; amino-acid sequence: MKQKFGERVFRVTLSAGMTCPNIDGKRAKGGCTFCQDASYLGLSYTPGVSIEEQMRKAKVYVTHRHQTEKFIAYFQNRTNTY